One Acetobacterium sp. KB-1 DNA segment encodes these proteins:
- a CDS encoding DUF3784 domain-containing protein — protein MTTNNIFAISCFVLAIIFVLLAFIFALLKEKAAILISGFNTLPKELRHSYDTQRMSKDMRNQFALWALILFAGALLSHFISFYFALASLALWLFLFFKDVHFDVDKAFNRYLK, from the coding sequence ATGACTACGAATAATATATTCGCTATCTCTTGTTTTGTTCTGGCAATCATTTTTGTATTATTGGCATTTATTTTTGCGCTTTTAAAAGAAAAGGCGGCGATTTTAATTAGTGGCTTCAACACCTTACCCAAAGAACTGCGACACTCCTATGACACCCAACGAATGAGCAAAGATATGCGGAATCAATTCGCCTTATGGGCGCTCATTTTATTCGCAGGTGCTTTACTCTCACATTTCATCAGTTTCTATTTTGCTCTCGCTTCTTTAGCCCTTTGGCTGTTTCTATTTTTTAAAGACGTTCATTTTGATGTCGATAAAGCATTTAATCGTTATCTGAAATAA
- a CDS encoding pyridoxamine 5'-phosphate oxidase family protein — protein MVINEEMKSVIENSAFLTIVTMCPDGSPHPIIVGSGEVEGDHVSVGVYAMKVTSENLKKNDCAMLLAAQKVEGGAKGCRFTGSARVSDGKFIFTATKAEALI, from the coding sequence ATGGTTATTAATGAAGAAATGAAAAGTGTTATCGAAAACTCGGCGTTTCTGACAATTGTGACAATGTGTCCCGATGGCAGCCCACACCCCATTATTGTTGGTAGCGGTGAAGTTGAAGGTGACCATGTTTCGGTCGGAGTCTATGCAATGAAGGTGACTTCGGAAAATCTTAAGAAAAATGATTGCGCGATGCTGTTGGCCGCTCAAAAAGTTGAGGGTGGTGCCAAAGGTTGCCGTTTTACCGGCAGCGCAAGAGTTTCTGATGGAAAATTTATATTTACGGCAACAAAGGCAGAAGCACTTATTTAA
- a CDS encoding helix-turn-helix domain-containing protein, with amino-acid sequence MTTSENKTSLCSGNICPCQEKCPLSAALEIIGGKWKIPILCALYNDGPTRYNALRKKIKGITNTMLASSLKELEADGLILRTQYNEMPLRVEYELTRNTNRLIPILGSLSVWGKEIKTDL; translated from the coding sequence ATGACTACCTCTGAAAATAAAACTTCCTTATGTTCCGGAAACATCTGCCCGTGCCAAGAAAAATGTCCCCTTTCAGCTGCCCTTGAAATCATTGGTGGCAAATGGAAGATTCCCATCCTCTGTGCATTATATAACGATGGGCCCACCCGTTATAATGCGTTACGAAAAAAAATTAAGGGCATAACCAACACCATGCTCGCTTCCTCATTGAAGGAACTCGAAGCGGATGGTCTGATCCTCCGCACGCAATATAACGAAATGCCCTTAAGAGTCGAGTATGAATTAACCAGAAACACGAATCGTCTTATTCCGATTCTGGGCAGCCTTTCTGTATGGGGCAAGGAAATAAAAACTGATTTATAA
- a CDS encoding MerR family transcriptional regulator, with protein MFKIGEFSKLTQVSIRMLRYYDENNLLKPAQTDPFTGYRLYSVEQIPRLQKIIFLRDVGYTVAEIGAALKNWSGDFMADQLKSKQIEVQQLLEQEQEKLSRIKTALDSIKKDEIGIHYNFIIKQIPSYPVISLRRVIANYFCEGLLWKELAELTNERKIELPVTEQCFAVYHDNEFKEADVDVEVCMVVTKAVAVDEPLCFRNTEAVAMMACTMVYGPYENISGAFRSLAYWLTGHAGYRMKGKNRQICHRGPWNEENPAHYLTEIQIELEKVN; from the coding sequence ATGTTTAAAATCGGTGAGTTTTCAAAATTGACCCAGGTATCGATTCGGATGCTCCGCTATTATGATGAAAATAACTTGCTGAAACCGGCTCAGACGGACCCTTTTACGGGCTATCGTCTGTATTCGGTGGAGCAAATTCCGCGGCTGCAAAAAATTATCTTCTTGCGCGATGTTGGCTATACCGTTGCAGAGATTGGGGCGGCGCTAAAAAATTGGAGCGGTGATTTTATGGCGGATCAATTAAAAAGCAAACAAATCGAAGTACAGCAATTACTGGAACAAGAACAGGAAAAGCTAAGCAGAATAAAAACGGCGTTGGACAGCATTAAGAAAGATGAAATCGGTATTCATTATAACTTTATCATTAAGCAGATTCCTTCATACCCGGTTATTTCACTGCGACGGGTGATCGCAAATTATTTTTGTGAGGGATTACTTTGGAAAGAACTAGCCGAATTAACAAACGAAAGAAAAATTGAGCTACCAGTAACTGAGCAGTGCTTTGCTGTTTACCATGACAATGAGTTTAAGGAAGCCGATGTGGATGTGGAGGTCTGTATGGTGGTTACAAAAGCTGTGGCTGTGGACGAACCGCTGTGCTTTCGAAATACAGAAGCGGTGGCGATGATGGCCTGCACGATGGTTTATGGCCCCTATGAAAATATCTCCGGGGCTTTTCGCTCGCTGGCTTATTGGCTGACTGGACATGCCGGTTATAGAATGAAGGGAAAAAACCGGCAAATCTGTCATCGGGGCCCCTGGAATGAAGAAAATCCGGCTCACTATCTGACCGAAATTCAGATTGAACTGGAAAAAGTAAATTAA
- a CDS encoding branched-chain amino acid transporter permease has protein sequence MSPEITTPLLVVLVVAVCTFMTRFLPFALFGGGKEVPALVKTLGDLLPPAVIAILVVYCLKGVSLMVPPHGFPEYLAVGIVALLHVWKRNNLLSIGGGTLVYMVLIQMVFI, from the coding sequence ATGAGTCCGGAAATAACAACACCCTTACTGGTCGTGTTGGTGGTGGCCGTCTGTACCTTTATGACCCGCTTTCTGCCTTTTGCCCTTTTCGGTGGCGGAAAGGAAGTACCGGCTCTGGTTAAAACCCTGGGTGATCTGCTACCGCCAGCGGTTATTGCCATTCTGGTGGTTTATTGTTTAAAGGGGGTCAGCTTAATGGTGCCGCCGCATGGATTTCCCGAGTATCTTGCAGTGGGAATTGTGGCATTGCTTCACGTCTGGAAGCGCAATAACCTGCTGAGCATTGGTGGCGGAACTCTGGTTTATATGGTACTGATCCAAATGGTATTTATCTAG
- a CDS encoding AzlC family ABC transporter permease produces the protein MTKKKEAFRETLKYAFIQTLPVLFGYLFMGMAFGILLEKAGYNFIWAFFISLIIYAGSMQFVLIGLLSGGMGLLSLIVLTLSVQSRHIFYGLSFIEKFKAMGRYGWYMIFSLTDETYSLLCGMNIPKELNQKQVFFTVAALDQSYWIVGCTLGAIIGSFIGFDTTGIDFAMTALFVVIFIEQWYSYQSHLPALVGMFCGIVSLFVFGANAFILPALIAAVCLLLVFRNSIKQGENKEVVQ, from the coding sequence CTTTAAAATATGCGTTTATTCAAACCCTGCCCGTTCTTTTTGGTTATCTTTTCATGGGGATGGCCTTTGGCATTCTGCTGGAAAAAGCGGGCTACAATTTTATCTGGGCATTTTTCATCAGTCTGATTATTTATGCCGGTTCGATGCAATTTGTTTTGATTGGACTACTGAGTGGCGGCATGGGGCTACTGTCATTGATTGTCCTGACCCTGTCGGTACAGAGTCGTCATATCTTTTATGGGTTATCCTTCATTGAAAAATTTAAGGCGATGGGAAGATATGGCTGGTATATGATTTTTTCACTAACTGACGAAACCTATTCGCTACTGTGCGGTATGAATATACCCAAAGAACTCAATCAGAAGCAGGTGTTTTTTACCGTAGCGGCCCTGGATCAAAGCTACTGGATTGTCGGCTGCACTCTTGGTGCGATCATTGGCAGTTTCATCGGTTTTGATACCACCGGCATCGATTTTGCGATGACAGCCCTGTTTGTGGTTATCTTTATTGAGCAGTGGTATAGCTATCAATCGCATTTGCCTGCTCTGGTCGGGATGTTTTGTGGGATCGTCTCGCTTTTTGTATTTGGTGCCAATGCATTTATTCTACCGGCGTTGATTGCCGCCGTATGTTTGCTGCTCGTTTTTAGAAATAGTATAAAACAAGGGGAGAACAAGGAGGTGGTTCAATGA